In Musa acuminata AAA Group cultivar baxijiao chromosome BXJ2-10, Cavendish_Baxijiao_AAA, whole genome shotgun sequence, a genomic segment contains:
- the LOC135624359 gene encoding protein yippee-like isoform X1, translating to MGRLFLISLEGKIYSCKHCQAHLAVSDDIVSKAFHCKHGRAYLFNKAVNVTVGIKEERLMITGMHTVSDIFCVGCGSIVGWKYDAAHEKAQKYKEGKIVLERFKLTGPDGSRYWVTHDAHMGGSDADDA from the exons ATGGGGCGGCTGTTTCTGATTAGTCTGGAGGGCAAGATCTACAGCTGTAAGCACTGCCAGGCTCATCTCGCCGTCTCCGATGACATCGTCTCCAAG GCCTTCCATTGCAAGCACGGGAGGGCTTATCTCTTCAATAAGGC GGTGAACGTGACGGTTGGAATTAAAGAGGAGCGGTTGATGATTACAGGGATGCACACTGTTTCTGATATTTTCTGTGTTGGTTGTGGGTCTATAGTTGGATGGAAATAC GATGCTGCTCATGAAAAGGCCCAGAAGTACAAAGAAGGGAAAATTGTTCTGGAGAG GTTTAAATTGACAGGGCCTGATGGAAGTCGATACTGGGTAACTCATGATGCACATATGGGTGGCAGTGATGCTGATGATGCATGA
- the LOC135624359 gene encoding protein yippee-like isoform X2, with protein MVVVDLWAELYWYDESKAFHCKHGRAYLFNKAVNVTVGIKEERLMITGMHTVSDIFCVGCGSIVGWKYDAAHEKAQKYKEGKIVLERFKLTGPDGSRYWVTHDAHMGGSDADDA; from the exons ATGGTTGTGGTGGATCTTTGGGCGGAATTGTATTGGTACGATGAATCAAAG GCCTTCCATTGCAAGCACGGGAGGGCTTATCTCTTCAATAAGGC GGTGAACGTGACGGTTGGAATTAAAGAGGAGCGGTTGATGATTACAGGGATGCACACTGTTTCTGATATTTTCTGTGTTGGTTGTGGGTCTATAGTTGGATGGAAATAC GATGCTGCTCATGAAAAGGCCCAGAAGTACAAAGAAGGGAAAATTGTTCTGGAGAG GTTTAAATTGACAGGGCCTGATGGAAGTCGATACTGGGTAACTCATGATGCACATATGGGTGGCAGTGATGCTGATGATGCATGA
- the LOC135624362 gene encoding RNA polymerase II C-terminal domain phosphatase-like 2: MGRRVGISCKVYHGDMFLGEAEAFPITNNNSSSKGQGLPFPNSSEIRIDHLAPPSERCPPLSVLQTISPFAVRCKVQAKSLSELSLLHRLYLSCFQERKSAVVVIGNEELHLVAMPSKVEKVSCFWCCSVQTGRYTSCLGMLNLRCLAIVFDLDETLIVANTMKSFEDRIEVLSRRIDGENDPIRVSGMSAELKRYIEDKDLLKQYIEMDTVSEGGRSISAQNEEVPPVPGIQEKIVRPIIRLLERNIVLTRINPENRDTSVIVRLRPAWEDLRSYLTAKGRRRFEVYVCTMAERDYALEMWRLLDPDAHLISSKQLVDRVVCVKSGLKKSLQHVFQDSVCHPRMAMVIDDRLQVWDDKDQPRVHVVPPFTPYYAPQAEMANAVPVLCVARNVACNVRGGFFKEFDENLLQKIYEVNYENEIVDLPSAPDVSNYLISEDVNSAQNNNREGPVVEGMTGSEAEHRMNRPVNISDERQTKPQTLSNRSSPDDEMLVDQPFASNRNLCNESGQSNLLAPSMFISVLQEIGRRCDSKVDFRFINGSSKDLQYSVEVLFSSEKIGIGMGRTMKEAQSQAAENALRNLARDYVSFIAPVASGVDTEITKHPCGNENGFLKENYSSQDESAKKEDLPVASTSENSK, from the exons ATGGGACGTCGGGTAGGGATCAGCTGCAAGGTGTATCACGGAGATATGTTTCTCGGAGAAGCCGAGGCGTTTCCGATCACCAATAATAACAGCAGCAGCAAGGGCCAAGGCTTGCCCTTCCCCAACAGCAGCGAGATACGCATCGATCACCTCGCCCCTCCCAGCGAGCGGTGCCCTCCCCTCTCCGTCCTCCAAACCATCTCCCCTTTCGCCGTCCGCTGCAAAGTCCAAGCCAAGTCCCTCTCCGAACTTTCCCTTCTCCACCGCCTCTACCTATCCTGCTTCCAAGAACGCAAG AGTGCGGTGGTGGTCATCGGGAACGAAGAGCTGCATCTGGTGGCAATGCCGAGCAAGGTGGAGAAGGTCTCGTGCTTCTGGTGCTGTTCGGTTCAGACTGGGCGCTATACTTCTTGTTTGGGCATGCTCAACCTCCGGTGCCTTGCAATtgtatttgatcttgatgagacGCTCATCGTTGCCAACACCATGAAGTCATTTGAAGACCGAATCGAGGTCCTTTCACGAAGGATTGATGGGGAGAATGATCCGATTAGGGTTTCTGGAATGTCTGCTGAATTGAAGCGCTATATCGAGGATAAAGATCTCTTGAAGCAGTACATAGAGATGGATACTGTTTCTGAAGGTGGTAGGTCGATTAGTGCTCAGAACGAGGAAGTTCCGCCTGTACCTGGTATTCAGGAGAAAATCGTTCGGCCTATCATACGGTTGCTAGAAAGGAACATCGTCTTGACTCGCATTAATCCCGAG AACCGTGATACTAGTGTTATTGTAAGGCTAAGGCCTGCATGGGAGGACCTAAGGAGCTACTTAACTGCCAAAGGACGCAGAAGGTTTGAAGTTTATGTTTGTACAATGGCTGAAAGAGATTATGCTTTGGAAATGTGGAGGCTTCTTGACCCGGATGCCCATTTGATCAGCTCAAAGCAACTTGTGGATCGTGTAGTATGCGTAAAATCAG GCTTGAAGAAATCGTTGCAGCATGTTTTCCAGGATAGTGTTTGCCATCCAAGAATGGCTATGGTAATTGATGACAGGTTGCAGGTTTGGGATGACAAGGATCAGCCTCGAGTTCATGTTGTCCCTCCATTTACTCCATATTATGCTCCTCAAGCAGAG ATGGCCAACGCTGTTCCTGTACTATGTGTCGCAAGAAATGTTGCGTGCAATGTCCGTGGTGGTTTTTTCAA AGAATTCGATGAGAATCTACTGCAGAAAATATATGAAGTGAATTATGAAAATGAAATAGTTGATTTACCTAGTGCTCCTGATGTTAGCAACTATTTAATCTCGGAG GATGTTAACAGTGCACAAAACAACAATAGAGAAGGTCCTGTAGTAGAGGGAATGACTGGTTCTGAAGCAGAACATCGAATGAATCGACCG GTAAATATCAGCGATGAACGACAAACAAAACCTCAAACACTGTCAAACCGTTCCTCCCCAG ATGATGAGATGCTGGTAGATCAACCATTTGCAAGCAACAGAAATCTGTGTAATGAATCAGGACAATCAAATTTACTTGCCCCATCCATGTTCATTTCTGTCTTACAAGAAATAGGCAGGAGATGTGACTCTAAG GTGGACTTCAGGTTTATTAATGGAAGCAGTAAGGACTTGCAGTATTCTGTTGAA GTTTTATTTAGTAGTGAGAAGATTGGTATTGGTATGGGAAGGACAATGAAAGAGGCTCAGTCACAAGCTGCTGAGAATGCTCTACGTAATCTGGCAA GAGATTATGTATCATTTATTGCACCTGTCGCCAGTGGTGTGGATACAGAAATCACTAAGCATCCCTGTGGGAATGAGAATGGATTCTTAAAGGAGAATTACAGCTCTCAGGATGAGTCAGCTAAAAAAGAAGACTTACCTGTTGCCAGTACATCAGAAAATTCAAAATGA